A window from Citrus sinensis cultivar Valencia sweet orange chromosome 5, DVS_A1.0, whole genome shotgun sequence encodes these proteins:
- the LOC102615383 gene encoding COBRA-like protein 6 has protein sequence MKPFLVLIFFSLISCLSSSYGYDPLDPHGNITIKWDLMQSNSGSSDLRVSLFNYQLYRHIDQPGWKLNWGWQGDEVIWNMWGAEATEQGNCSKFTGGQLPHCCEKSPVIVDLLPGAPYNQQTANCCKGGVLSSLTQDPSKFVAGFQMNVGGSADYTGFQMPENFTLGIPGYTCGNATEVPPSKFYSDGGRRRTQALRTWNVTCIYSQFMASSSPKCCVSLSAFYNNTIVPCPKCSCHCQGLSPANCIKYGETPSLLQQKHDPNKEQSPVVICSQHMCPVRVHWHVKQSYTQYWRVKITITNLNVVQNYSQWNLVALHPNLQSVTQVFSFNYKPLNQYGYINDTGMFWGIEFYNDMLLQAGESGNVQTEMLLHKDSGIFTFREGWGFPRRILFNGDECVMPLPDDYPRLPNNAHTAASSSACRIFLPLLLLIVML, from the exons atgaaaccATTTCTGGTTTTGATCTTCTTCTCTTTGATCAGTTGTTTATCATCTTCTT ATGGGTACGATCCATTGGATCCTCACGGCAACATAACAATCAAATGGGATCTCATGCAATCCAATTCTGGTTCAAGTGAT CTGAGGGTATCTCTATTCAACTACCAACTCTATCGTCATATCGATCAGCCTGGCTGGAAATTGAACTGGGGATGGCAAGGTGATGAAGTGATATGGAACATGTGGGGAGCTGAGGCCACAGAGCAAGGAAACTGTAGTAAATTCACAGGAGGGCAACTTCCTCATTGTTGCGAAAAGTCTCCAGTGATTGTTGATCTTTTGCCAGGAGCTCCTTACAATCAGCAAACTGCTAATTGTTGCAAAGGAGGTGTTTTATCTTCCTTGACACAGGATCCATCTAAGTTTGTTGCTGGGTTTCAGATGAATGTTGGAGGCTCCGCAGATTATACTGGCTTCCAAATGCCTGAAAATTTCACTCTGGGGATTCCCGGTTATACTTGTGGCAATGCTACTGAGGTTCCACCAAGCAAGTTTTATTCTGATGGAGGGCGCCGAAGGACACAAGCTCTTC GGACATGGAATGTGACTTGTATCTACTCTCAATTCATGGCATCATCTAGTCCAAAGTGCTGTGTTTCTCTATCAGCTTTCTACAATAATACTATCGTTCCTTGCCCTAAATGCAGCTGCCATTGCCAAGGATTATCTCCTGCAAACTGCATAAA GTATGGTGAAACACCATCTTTACTGCAACAAAAGCATGATCCGAACAAAGAACAATCACCAGTAGTCATTTGCTCGCAGCACATGTGCCCTGTTCGTGTTCATTGGCACGTTAAACAAAGCTACACTCAGTATTGGCGAGTCAAGATCACAATCACAAATCTAAATGTCGTGCAAAATTATTCTCAGTGGAATCTGGTGGCTTTGCATCCCAATTTGCAGAGTGTAACTCAAGTTTTCAGCTTCAATTACAAGCCCCTTAACCAGTATGGTTACATAA atgatacTGGAATGTTTTGGGGGATTGAGTTCTACAATGACATGTTACTCCAAGCCGGGGAGAGTGGAAATGTACAGACTGAGATGTTACTGCACAAAGATTCTGGAATTTTCACTTTCAGAGAAGGATGGGGATTTCCCAGAAGAATTTTGTTTAATGGTGATGAATGTGTGATGCCTCTTCCAGATGATTATCCAAGGCTACCCAACAATGCCCATACTGCTGCTTCATCAAGTGCTTGCAGAATTTTCTTGCCACTGTTACTTCTTATAGTTATGTTGTGA
- the LOC102613140 gene encoding uncharacterized protein At4g06598, whose protein sequence is MANSKGSSNIRNSLFTGKHALLPPKSPFPSISPAYSDYLPTGVIGPKAVQKPREGSVHHQRTSSESFLMEEQPSWLDDLLNEPETPVRRGGHRRSSSDSFAYIDLVNASNLDYAAQDEYRYKHLVSVPSWGPQDIDYHKDTRHSPFYAELNSLKLKNRAWDNPINALPHPGNLPSARENVVLQNLGSPAQDADGVPSTTSEKLETAEAGPHDSKSSSEKKDNSHVKASASDTETKRAKQQFAQRSRVRKLQYIAELERNVQSLQAEGTEVSAELEFLNQQNLILSMENKALKQRLESLAQEQLIKCLEHEVLEREIGRLRVVYQQQQQQQPPQKPSSSHRRTSSRDLDSQFANLSLKHKDANSGHDPVTGPLHI, encoded by the exons ATGGCAAATTCAAAGGGATCATCAAACATCAGGAATTCGTTGTTCACTGGAAAGCATGCTTTACTTCCTCCTAAAAGTCCATTTCCGAGTATTTCCCCGGCATATAGTGATTATCTCCCAACTGGTGTAATTGGACCGAAAGCAGTTCAAAAGCCCCGAGAGGGAAGTGTACACCATCAACGTACTTCCTCGGAGAGCTTCCTAATGGAGGAGCAGCCTTCTTGGCTCGATGACCTCCTTAACGAGCCTGAGACACCTGTACGCAGAGGAGGTCATCGGCGCTCATCAAGTGATTCTTTTGCGTACATAGATTTAGTCAATGCTTCTAACTTAGATTATGCAGCTCAAGACGAGTACAGATATAAACATTTGGTTTCTGTTCCTTCGTGGGGACCTCAAGATATTGATTATCACAAGGACACTCGACATTCCCCTTTCTATGCTGAATTGAACTCTCTAAAGTTAAAGAATAGGGCATGGGACAATCCTATCAATGCTTTGCCTCATCCGGGTAACCTTCCTTCTGCCAGGGAGAATGTTGTTCTGCAGAATTTGGGATCTCCAGCACAAGACGCAGATGGTGTTCCATCTACAACAAGCGAAAAGCTGGAGACAGCTGAAGCTGGTCCACATGATTCAAAATCTTCCTCAGAGAAAAAGGATAATTCTCATGTTAAGGCTTCTGCTTCTGACACTGAAACAAAACGTGCCAAACA ACAATTTGCTCAACGTTCGAGGGTCCGAAAACTTCAATACATAGCTGAACTGGAAAGGAATGTACAATCTTTACAG GCAGAAGGTACTGAAGTTTCAGCTGAGCTTGAGTTTCTTAACCAGCAGAATCTTATTCTGAGCATGGAAAATAAAGCCCTGAAACAACGTTTAGAAAGTTTGGCTCAGGAGCAACTTATAAAATGCT TGGAACATGAAGTATTGGAGAGGGAGATTGGAAGGCTACGAGTGGTGtaccagcagcagcagcaacagcaaCCACCACAAAAACCATCCTCTAGTCATCGACGCACTAGCAGCAGAGATCTTGATTCCCAGTTTGCAAATCTTTCCTTAAAACATAAGGATGCCAATTCTGGCCATGACCCTGTGACTGGTCCTCTCCACATTTAG
- the LOC102629443 gene encoding uncharacterized protein LOC102629443 isoform X2, which translates to MLEEEEEAKMENNKEEIVDVGSVVEAVSADDSDAPLYQVESLCMRCGENGVTRFLLTLIPHFRKVLLSAFECPHCGERNNEVQFAGEIQPRGCNYSLKVPSSDQKMFHRQVVKSESATIKIPELDFEIPPEAQRGSLSTVEGILVRAADELEALQEERKKLDPQTAEAIDQFLLKLRACAKGDSTFTFVLDDPAGNSFIENLYAPSPDPSLNIKFYERTPEQQALLGYLVDPSQQGESSNVVPSEGLSSTSDKREPRGSVGAVAGHRAIAQSNSAEIADALFRYSAPEEVMTFPSTCGACAASCETRMFMTRIPYFQEVIVMASTCDACGYRNSELKPGGRIPEKGKRITLFVKNINDLSRDLIKSDTAGVKIPELDLELAGGTLGGIVTTVEGLITKISESLERVHGFSFGDSLDENKRTKWQDFKAKLNKLLSVEESWTLILDDALANSFIAPVTDDIKDDHQLTFEEYERSWEQNEELGLNDIDTSSADAAYNSTS; encoded by the exons atGCTT gaggaggaggaggaggctaaaatggaaaataacaaagaagaaatagTTGATGTAGGATCAGTGGTGGAAGCAGTTTCTGCAGATGACTCTGATGCTCCTCTCTACCAAGTTGAAAGCCTGTGCATGCGTTGCGGTGAAAAC GGAGTGACAAGGTTTTTATTGACTTTAATTCCTCACTTCAGAAAG GTCTTGTTGTCAGCTTTTGAGTGTCCGCATTGTGGTGAGAG GAACAATGAGGTTCAGTTCGCTGGTGAGATCCAACCACGAGGTTGTAATTACAGTTTGAAGGTTCCTTCAAGCGATCAGAAG ATGTTCCACCGCCAAGTAGTGAAATCTGAGTCTGCCACCATTAAG ATTCCTGAACTGGATTTTGAGATTCCTCCTGAGGCTCAGCGTGGAAGTTTGTCAACT GTGGAGGGGATATTGGTACGAGCAGCGGATGAACTGGAGGCCCTTCAAGAAGAACGTAAG AAACTGGATCCTCAGACTGCTGAAGCCATCGACCAGTTTCTGTTGAAATTGAGAGCCTGTGCTAAGGGTGATTCGACCTTCACTTTCGTCCTCGATGATCCTGCTGGGAACAGCTTCATTGAAAACCT GTATGCTCCATCTCCAGATCCATCACTGAATATCAAGTTCTATGAGCGAACTCCTGAGCAACAAGCATTGTTGGGGTATCTTGTTGACCCATCACAGCAGGGAGAGTCTTCTAATGTAGTACCATCTGAGGGGTTAAGCAGTACGTCTGATAAAAGAGAACCCCGTGGATCGGTTGGAGCAGTAGCTGGTCATAGAGCTATTGCTCAGAGCAATAGTGCAGAAATCGCTGATGCTTTATTTCGGTACTCAGCCCCGGAAGAG GTGATGACCTTTCCATCAACATGTGGAGCATGTGCTGCAAGTTGTGAGACTCGGATGTTCATGACTA GGATTCCATACTTCCAAGAAGTAATTGTTATGGCATCCACGTGTGATGCTTGTGGCTACCGCAATTCTGAG TTAAAACCTGGCGGAAGAATTCcggaaaaaggaaagagaatcACTTTGTTTGTGAAGAACATTAATGACTTGAGCCGTGATTTAATTAAG TCGGATACAGCTGGTGTCAAAATTCCAGAGCTTGACTTGGAGCTGGCTGGTGGCACTCTAGGTGGAATTGTTACAACTGTTGAAGGcctaattacaaaaattagtGAAA GCCTTGAGAGAGTGCATGGATTCTCTTTTGGAGACAGccttgatgaaaataaaagaaccaaGTGGCAAGATTTCAAAGCAAAGTTGAACAAG CTTCTGAGTGTGGAAGAGTCCTGGACTTTAATTCTCGATGATGCATTAGCAAATTCTTTCATTGCACCAGTGACTGATGATATTAAAGATGACCACCAGTTAACAT TTGAGGAATACGAAAGATCATGGGAGCAGAATGAGGAGTTAGGTCTGAATGATATTGATACCTCTTCAGCTGATGCTGCTTACAATTCAACATCTTAG
- the LOC102629443 gene encoding uncharacterized protein LOC102629443 isoform X1 — protein MSTDCLSEEEEEAKMENNKEEIVDVGSVVEAVSADDSDAPLYQVESLCMRCGENGVTRFLLTLIPHFRKVLLSAFECPHCGERNNEVQFAGEIQPRGCNYSLKVPSSDQKMFHRQVVKSESATIKIPELDFEIPPEAQRGSLSTVEGILVRAADELEALQEERKKLDPQTAEAIDQFLLKLRACAKGDSTFTFVLDDPAGNSFIENLYAPSPDPSLNIKFYERTPEQQALLGYLVDPSQQGESSNVVPSEGLSSTSDKREPRGSVGAVAGHRAIAQSNSAEIADALFRYSAPEEVMTFPSTCGACAASCETRMFMTRIPYFQEVIVMASTCDACGYRNSELKPGGRIPEKGKRITLFVKNINDLSRDLIKSDTAGVKIPELDLELAGGTLGGIVTTVEGLITKISESLERVHGFSFGDSLDENKRTKWQDFKAKLNKLLSVEESWTLILDDALANSFIAPVTDDIKDDHQLTFEEYERSWEQNEELGLNDIDTSSADAAYNSTS, from the exons atgTCGACGGACTGTCTCTCT gaggaggaggaggaggctaaaatggaaaataacaaagaagaaatagTTGATGTAGGATCAGTGGTGGAAGCAGTTTCTGCAGATGACTCTGATGCTCCTCTCTACCAAGTTGAAAGCCTGTGCATGCGTTGCGGTGAAAAC GGAGTGACAAGGTTTTTATTGACTTTAATTCCTCACTTCAGAAAG GTCTTGTTGTCAGCTTTTGAGTGTCCGCATTGTGGTGAGAG GAACAATGAGGTTCAGTTCGCTGGTGAGATCCAACCACGAGGTTGTAATTACAGTTTGAAGGTTCCTTCAAGCGATCAGAAG ATGTTCCACCGCCAAGTAGTGAAATCTGAGTCTGCCACCATTAAG ATTCCTGAACTGGATTTTGAGATTCCTCCTGAGGCTCAGCGTGGAAGTTTGTCAACT GTGGAGGGGATATTGGTACGAGCAGCGGATGAACTGGAGGCCCTTCAAGAAGAACGTAAG AAACTGGATCCTCAGACTGCTGAAGCCATCGACCAGTTTCTGTTGAAATTGAGAGCCTGTGCTAAGGGTGATTCGACCTTCACTTTCGTCCTCGATGATCCTGCTGGGAACAGCTTCATTGAAAACCT GTATGCTCCATCTCCAGATCCATCACTGAATATCAAGTTCTATGAGCGAACTCCTGAGCAACAAGCATTGTTGGGGTATCTTGTTGACCCATCACAGCAGGGAGAGTCTTCTAATGTAGTACCATCTGAGGGGTTAAGCAGTACGTCTGATAAAAGAGAACCCCGTGGATCGGTTGGAGCAGTAGCTGGTCATAGAGCTATTGCTCAGAGCAATAGTGCAGAAATCGCTGATGCTTTATTTCGGTACTCAGCCCCGGAAGAG GTGATGACCTTTCCATCAACATGTGGAGCATGTGCTGCAAGTTGTGAGACTCGGATGTTCATGACTA GGATTCCATACTTCCAAGAAGTAATTGTTATGGCATCCACGTGTGATGCTTGTGGCTACCGCAATTCTGAG TTAAAACCTGGCGGAAGAATTCcggaaaaaggaaagagaatcACTTTGTTTGTGAAGAACATTAATGACTTGAGCCGTGATTTAATTAAG TCGGATACAGCTGGTGTCAAAATTCCAGAGCTTGACTTGGAGCTGGCTGGTGGCACTCTAGGTGGAATTGTTACAACTGTTGAAGGcctaattacaaaaattagtGAAA GCCTTGAGAGAGTGCATGGATTCTCTTTTGGAGACAGccttgatgaaaataaaagaaccaaGTGGCAAGATTTCAAAGCAAAGTTGAACAAG CTTCTGAGTGTGGAAGAGTCCTGGACTTTAATTCTCGATGATGCATTAGCAAATTCTTTCATTGCACCAGTGACTGATGATATTAAAGATGACCACCAGTTAACAT TTGAGGAATACGAAAGATCATGGGAGCAGAATGAGGAGTTAGGTCTGAATGATATTGATACCTCTTCAGCTGATGCTGCTTACAATTCAACATCTTAG
- the LOC102629443 gene encoding uncharacterized protein LOC102629443 isoform X3: MENNKEEIVDVGSVVEAVSADDSDAPLYQVESLCMRCGENGVTRFLLTLIPHFRKVLLSAFECPHCGERNNEVQFAGEIQPRGCNYSLKVPSSDQKMFHRQVVKSESATIKIPELDFEIPPEAQRGSLSTVEGILVRAADELEALQEERKKLDPQTAEAIDQFLLKLRACAKGDSTFTFVLDDPAGNSFIENLYAPSPDPSLNIKFYERTPEQQALLGYLVDPSQQGESSNVVPSEGLSSTSDKREPRGSVGAVAGHRAIAQSNSAEIADALFRYSAPEEVMTFPSTCGACAASCETRMFMTRIPYFQEVIVMASTCDACGYRNSELKPGGRIPEKGKRITLFVKNINDLSRDLIKSDTAGVKIPELDLELAGGTLGGIVTTVEGLITKISESLERVHGFSFGDSLDENKRTKWQDFKAKLNKLLSVEESWTLILDDALANSFIAPVTDDIKDDHQLTFEEYERSWEQNEELGLNDIDTSSADAAYNSTS, translated from the exons atggaaaataacaaagaagaaatagTTGATGTAGGATCAGTGGTGGAAGCAGTTTCTGCAGATGACTCTGATGCTCCTCTCTACCAAGTTGAAAGCCTGTGCATGCGTTGCGGTGAAAAC GGAGTGACAAGGTTTTTATTGACTTTAATTCCTCACTTCAGAAAG GTCTTGTTGTCAGCTTTTGAGTGTCCGCATTGTGGTGAGAG GAACAATGAGGTTCAGTTCGCTGGTGAGATCCAACCACGAGGTTGTAATTACAGTTTGAAGGTTCCTTCAAGCGATCAGAAG ATGTTCCACCGCCAAGTAGTGAAATCTGAGTCTGCCACCATTAAG ATTCCTGAACTGGATTTTGAGATTCCTCCTGAGGCTCAGCGTGGAAGTTTGTCAACT GTGGAGGGGATATTGGTACGAGCAGCGGATGAACTGGAGGCCCTTCAAGAAGAACGTAAG AAACTGGATCCTCAGACTGCTGAAGCCATCGACCAGTTTCTGTTGAAATTGAGAGCCTGTGCTAAGGGTGATTCGACCTTCACTTTCGTCCTCGATGATCCTGCTGGGAACAGCTTCATTGAAAACCT GTATGCTCCATCTCCAGATCCATCACTGAATATCAAGTTCTATGAGCGAACTCCTGAGCAACAAGCATTGTTGGGGTATCTTGTTGACCCATCACAGCAGGGAGAGTCTTCTAATGTAGTACCATCTGAGGGGTTAAGCAGTACGTCTGATAAAAGAGAACCCCGTGGATCGGTTGGAGCAGTAGCTGGTCATAGAGCTATTGCTCAGAGCAATAGTGCAGAAATCGCTGATGCTTTATTTCGGTACTCAGCCCCGGAAGAG GTGATGACCTTTCCATCAACATGTGGAGCATGTGCTGCAAGTTGTGAGACTCGGATGTTCATGACTA GGATTCCATACTTCCAAGAAGTAATTGTTATGGCATCCACGTGTGATGCTTGTGGCTACCGCAATTCTGAG TTAAAACCTGGCGGAAGAATTCcggaaaaaggaaagagaatcACTTTGTTTGTGAAGAACATTAATGACTTGAGCCGTGATTTAATTAAG TCGGATACAGCTGGTGTCAAAATTCCAGAGCTTGACTTGGAGCTGGCTGGTGGCACTCTAGGTGGAATTGTTACAACTGTTGAAGGcctaattacaaaaattagtGAAA GCCTTGAGAGAGTGCATGGATTCTCTTTTGGAGACAGccttgatgaaaataaaagaaccaaGTGGCAAGATTTCAAAGCAAAGTTGAACAAG CTTCTGAGTGTGGAAGAGTCCTGGACTTTAATTCTCGATGATGCATTAGCAAATTCTTTCATTGCACCAGTGACTGATGATATTAAAGATGACCACCAGTTAACAT TTGAGGAATACGAAAGATCATGGGAGCAGAATGAGGAGTTAGGTCTGAATGATATTGATACCTCTTCAGCTGATGCTGCTTACAATTCAACATCTTAG